A single window of Chitinophagales bacterium DNA harbors:
- a CDS encoding glycosyltransferase family 2 protein, whose product MNYTSNPTVSVVMATYNRGVMVCQTIKNILEQDYRPLELIVVNDGSKDDTQHLLEELQKAYSFVLVQNHQNLGLQKSLNKGLQQATGKYIARIDDHDTWLTKDKLTKQVAFLEIHPEVGIVGTGYQIGEKTMLNPLTDTAIRQQMLFRCPFCHVTMVMRSDIVKKLGGYNENLPYSEDWELWLRIGQQTQLANLSDITVAVTEEEASLSSDFFLKQLPLNSRIVQKHLKNYPNGFKARIYHSFLQSFFTLFPLNGRVHRGMQRVFSLLFLRG is encoded by the coding sequence ATGAATTACACCAGTAACCCCACTGTCAGTGTAGTCATGGCTACTTACAATCGAGGAGTCATGGTCTGCCAAACAATCAAAAATATTTTGGAGCAGGATTACCGTCCACTCGAACTTATAGTGGTCAATGATGGCTCAAAAGATGATACTCAACACCTTTTGGAAGAACTGCAAAAGGCATATTCTTTTGTATTGGTTCAGAATCATCAAAACTTGGGGCTACAAAAATCACTGAACAAAGGGCTGCAACAAGCAACAGGAAAATACATCGCCCGAATAGACGACCACGATACATGGCTCACCAAAGACAAACTCACCAAACAAGTAGCATTCTTGGAAATCCATCCCGAAGTCGGTATAGTTGGAACGGGCTATCAAATAGGCGAAAAAACCATGCTGAACCCACTCACCGACACGGCTATTCGACAGCAAATGTTGTTTCGTTGTCCATTTTGTCATGTTACGATGGTGATGCGATCAGACATTGTGAAGAAACTTGGAGGATATAATGAGAATTTGCCCTACTCCGAAGATTGGGAATTGTGGCTGAGGATTGGTCAGCAGACTCAATTGGCAAATCTTTCGGACATCACCGTAGCTGTCACTGAAGAAGAAGCCTCGTTGTCCAGCGATTTTTTCTTGAAACAACTTCCACTCAATAGCCGCATCGTCCAAAAGCATCTGAAAAACTATCCCAATGGCTTCAAAGCCCGTATTTACCATTCTTTCCTTCAATCCTTTTTTACCTTGTTTCCTCTCAATGGCAGGGTTCACCGAGGGATGCAGAGAGTTTTTAGCCTGTTGTTTTTAAGAGGATA